In Nocardioides sp. W7, the genomic stretch GTGCTGATCGGCGACCCCAAGCAGGCCATCTACGCCTTCCGCGGTGGCGACATCTCGACGTACCTCCGCGCCGCCGGGCAGGCCGACCACCACCGCACCCTCGCGACGAACTGGCGGAGCGATCGACCGCTCGTCGAGCGGCTCCAGAAGGTCCTGCAGGGGGCGGCGCTCGGCCACCCCGACATCGTCGTCCGGCCCGTCGAGGCCCAGCGGTCGGGTCAGCGGCTCGCCGGCGCGCCCGTCGACGACCCGTTCCGGCTGCGGGTGGTCACCCGGGAGAAGTTCGGCCTCCAGGGCACCCGGACGATCGCCATGGACGAGCTGCGCCCCTTCGTCGCCGCCGACCTCGCCGCCGACGTCAAGCGTCTGCTCGCGTCCGGGGCGTCGTACGACGGCCGGCCGCTGGTCGCCAGCGACATCGCCGTGATCGTCGAGGCCCACAAGGACGCCCGGGTCTGCCGTGACGCGCTGGCCGAGGCGGGCGTCCCCGCGGTCTACACCGGCGACAGCGACGTCTTCGCCTCCCAGGCGGCTGCCGACTGGCTGTGCCTGCTGGAGGCGTTCGAGCAGCCGCACCGCAGCGGGCTGGTGCGGGCGGCGGCGTCCACGATGTTCTTCGGGAAGTCCGCGGCCGACCTGGCCGCGGGTGGCGACCGGCTCACCGACCAGGTCGCCGACACGCTGCGGCAGTGGGCCGACCACGTGCGGGAGCGGGGCATCGCCGTGGTCCTCGAGGCCGCACTGGTCGCCGGCCTGGCCGAGCGGGTGCTGACCTGGCGCGGCGGCGAGCGGCACATGACCGACCTCGCCCACGTGGGTCAGCTGCTCCACGAGACCGCCCACCGCGACCGGCTCGGCCTGCCCGCCCTGCTCGACTGGCTGCGCACCCAGTGCGACGAGCGGGGTGGCGCCGGCGAGCGCAACCGGCGACTCGACAGCGACGCCGCGGCCGTCCAGATCATGACCGTCTGGGTCAGCAAGGGCCTGCAGTACCCCCTCGTCTACCTGCCCTTCGCGTTCAACCGCTACCTCCCGCAGCGCGAGGTGGTGCTCTACCACCACGACGACGAGCGCCGCCTCGACATCGGCGGCAAGAGCCAGCCGGGCTTCCGCACGATCGAGGCCCGGGGCCGGGCCGAGATGGCCGGCGACGACATCCGGCTCACCTACGTCGCGCTCACCCGGGCCCAGTCGCAGGTCGTCGCCTGGTGGGCGCCCTCGTGGGACGAGCCGAACGGCGGCCTGTCCCGGCTGCTGCGCGGTCGTGGCCCGGGTCAGGCCGAGGTGCCCGACCGGTGCGAGGACAAGGTCGAGGACGTCGCCGCGCTGACCCAGCTCCGACGCTGGGAGTCGGTCGGTGGCCCGAGCATCGAGCAGGCGCTGCTCGTGGCCGCCGAGGAGACACCGCCGGGGTCGCCGCCGACCGCGCTGGGGGTGCGTCGCTTCGACCGGAGCATCGACCTGGCGTGGCGGCGGACGTCGTACTCCGGCCTGATCCGGGCCGCCGAGGAGCTGCGCGGCGTCACCTCCGAGCCCGAGGTCGGAGTCCTCGACGACGAGGCGGACGGGCCGCTGCCCGTCGCCCCGACCCCGACTCCCGGGGAGACCGTGGGAGGACTCGTCTCCCCGATGGCCGACCTGCCCGCCGGCGCGACGTTCGGCTCGCTCGTCCACGGCGTGCTGGAGCACGCCGACCCGCACGCTCCCGACCTGGTCGCCGAGCTCGCGGCCCGGGTCCGCGAGCAACTGGCCTGGTGGCCGGTCGAGGCGGGCGTCGACGACCTCGCGTCGGGGCTGGTGCCGCTGCACCGCACGCCGCTCGGCCCGCTGGCACCGGGGCTGACGCTGGGCGACGTCGGGCTGGGCGACCGACTCCGCGAGCTCGACTTCGAGATCCCCCTCGCGGGCGGCGACCACGCCACCGGTCCGCGGGTCGTCCTCGCCGACATCGGCGCCCTGCTCCGCCGCCACCTCCCGGCCGGTGACCCGCTGCTGCCGTACTCCGACCGGCTCACCGGCCCGGGTCTGGCCGAGGAGTCGCTCCGGGGCTACCTCACCGGATCGATCGACGTGGTGCTCCGGGTGCCCGGCGAGGACGGTTCCCGCTACCTCGTCGTCGACTACAAGACCAACCGCCTGGGCACGCCTGACGCGCCGCTCACCTCCGACGACTACCGCCGCGACCAGCTCACGGCCGCGATGCTGCACTCCGACTACCCCCTGCAGGCGCTGCTCTACACCGTCGTCGTGCACCGCTACCTGCGCTGGCGGCAGCCGGGCTACGACCCGGCGATCCACCTCGGCGGGGTGCTCTACCTCTACGTCCGGGGCATGTGCGGGCCCGAGACCCCGCTCGACGACGGCCACCCGGCCGGCGTCTTCAGCTGGACCCCGCCCCCGTCCCTGGTCACCGCGTTGTCCGACCTCCTCGACGGGGTGACGTCATGACGACCGCCTACGACGACCCGCGCGACCATCGCCTCGCGCTGACGGCGAAGGAGCCGCTGGCGGAGTTCAACCGGGCCGGGGTGCTGGAGGCGGCCGACGTGCACGTGGCGGTCCGCGTCTGCGACCTCGCGGGCGAGGCCGAGCCGAGGGTGGCTCTCGCGGTCGCGCTGGCCGTGCGCGCCGTGCGTGGCGGGTCGGTCTGTGTCGACCTGACGACGGTCGCCGCCGACTCGCTCGCTCCCGACCTGCCCTGGCCCGACCTGGACGAGTGGCGGGCCGCCCTGGCCGCGAGCCCGCTCACGCGCGAGCCCGAGGTCCTCCGGCTGCTGGACGACCGGCTGCTCTACCTCGACCGCTACTGGCGCGAGGAGGAGCAGGTCTGCGACGACCTGCTGGCCCGGCCGGCGCCGGTGCCGATGTCCGAGGAGGCCGCGCAGGCTCTCGAGGTGGCGCTCGACCGGGTCTTCCCGGCCGAGGGGTACGACGAACAGCGGGCCGCGGCCCGCATCGCGCTGCAGCAGAGCACCACGGTCCTGACCGGTGGCCCGGGCACCGGCAAGACGACGACGGTCGCGGCGCTGCTCGCGCTGCTGGCCGAGCAGGCCCGCACCCAGCACCGGCCGCTGCCGCGGATCGCCCTCGCGGCGCCCACGGGCAAGGCGGCCGCCCGGCTCCAGCAGGCCGTCGTCGAGGAGGTCGCCAAGTTGCCCGGGTCCGACCAGGACGCCCTGCACGGCCTGCAGGCGGTCACCCTGCACCGGCTGCTCGGCAGCCGACCGGACACCGCCGCCCGCTTCCGCCACCACCGCGACAACCGGCTGCCGCACGACGTGATCGTGGTCGACGAGACCTCGATGGTGTCCCTGACGATGATGGCCCGGCTGCTGGAGGCGGTCCGGCCCGACACCCGGCTGATCCTGGTCGGGGACCCCGACCAGCTGACGTCGGTGGAGGCCGGGGCGGTGCTCGCCGACCTCGTCGAGGGCCTCGGCGAGCGCAGCGACGTCCAGGTCGCGGGACTGCGCACCTCGCACCGCTTCGGGGAGACGATCCGGACGCTCGCCGAGGCGGTCCGGGCCGATGACCCCGACCTCGTGGTCGAGCTGCTCCGTGCAGGCGGCGACCACGTCGAGCTGGTCGACGACGCCGACCCGGCTCCCCGGCTGCGGGAGCTGCTGGTGCCGCACGCGGTGCGGCTGCTGCGCGCCGCCGAGGCCGGCGAGGTCGGCGGTGCGCTGCGGATCCTCGACGAGCAGCGGTTGCTGTGCGCGCACCGGGAGGGCCCGCACGGCGTGCAGCACTGGAACCGCCAGGTCGAGCGCTGGCTGGGGGAGGAGACCGGCCAGCCGATCTGGTCGACCTGGTACGCCGGCCGGCCGCTCCTCGTCACCGCCAACGACTACGGCCTCGGCCTCTACAACGGCGACACCGGCGTCGTCGTACGCCGTGAGGACCGGTCCCTGCGGGCGGCGGTCGCCGGCAGCGTCACCCAGCACGACCTCGCGACCAGCCGGCTCGCCCAGGTCGAGACCATGCACGCGATGACGATCCACAAGAGCCAGGGCAGCCAGGCCGACGAGGTCGTCATCGTGCTGCCGCCGCCGGAGAGTCGGCTGCTGACCCGCGAGCTCTTCTACACCGCGCTGACCCGTGCTCGGGACAAGGTCGTCGTCGTGGGATCCGAGGACGACGTCCGAGCCGCGGTCGCCCGCCGGGCCCAGCGCGCGTCCGGACTCCAGCACCGGCTCCGGCAGCTCTAGCGATGCCCGGGCCTCCCGGGTCCGCACCCTGACACGCGGAAACCGCGCCGCAACGTGGGCCGGTTAGGGTCGTGACGTGCCATTCCTGCTGCGCGTCGAGCTGCCCGACGTCCCTGGGTCCCTGGGCCAGGTCGCGAGCCGGATCGGTGAGGCCGGGGGCGACATCGAGGCGATCGAGATCGTCGAGAAGCGCCACGACGGCACGGCCGTCGACGATGTGCTCCTGGAGATCGCGCCCGGCTCGATGCCCGACTCGATCGTCTCCGCGTGCAACGCGATCGAGGGTGTCCGGGTCGTGTGGATCAGCCGCTACGCCGCCGGCGGCAACCTCTTCCTCGACCTGGAGGCGGTCGAGGAGCTGACCGCCAACCCGCCCGAGGCGCTGGACCGGCTGATCGACCTGCTGCCGATCACCTTCCGCGCCGACTGGGCCGCGCGGGTCAGCGAGAAGGCCGGAGTCGTCTACGCGACCGAGGCCGCTCCGGCCGCCCTGACGTGGGTGTCGATGGGCCGGGCCGCCCGGCTCGACACCGACGACGACAACGTGCACTGCGGCGCGCGGCTCAACCACCACGAGGTGGTCATCATCGGCCGCCGGGGCGGCCCGGAGTTCCTGGACTCCGAGCTCGCCCGGCTCGGCCACCTGGTGGCGCTGGCGATGTCGATCGCCCGCGCCGGCTGACCCCGACCCGCCGAGTCAGCACGAATGGTGGGCCGAGTCAGCACCAGTAGTGCTGACTCGGCGATCAGACCCGCTCGAGCAGGAAGACCGGGATCTCGCGGTCGGTCTTCTCCTGATACTCGCCGTACGTCGCCCAGGTGGCCACGGCGTAGTCCCACCACTCGGCCCGCTCGTCGCCCTCCAGCACCCGGGCGGCGTAGGTGTGCTTCTCGGCGCCGTCCTGGAGGTCGACCTCGGGGTGGGCGATGAAGTTGTAGTACCAGGTCGGGTTCTTCGGCGAGCCGCCCAGCGAGGCGATGGCGACGTACTTGCCGTCCTTCTCGACCCGCATGACGGGGTTTTTGCGGAGCTTGCCGGACTTGGCGCCTCGGGAGGTGATGACCACGATCGGCCACTCGGGGTTGCCGCGCAGGATGTTGCCGCGCTGCCCGCCGGAGGACTCGAACTCCTCGACCTGGTCGCGGACCCACTGCTCGGGACTGGGCTCGTACTCGCCTTCAAGTGTCATACCTCTCCAATGCCCGGCCCGGGGCGCGCCATTCCCCAGCGGAACCCACCGATACCGTCTGCTTCCCCGGCGGAACCCACCGATACCGTCTGCGCCATGAGCGCTATCGACGGGGTGTCGGAGATCTTCGACGCCGAGGCCTGGGACGTCGTCCCCGGCTTCGAGGAGCTGACCGACCTGACCTACCACCGGGCGAAGGAGCACGGCACCGTCCGGATCGCCTTCGACCGGCCCGACGTCCTCAACGCCTTCCGGCCGAAGACCGTCGACGAGCTGCTCTGGGTGCTCGAGCACGCGCGGACCTCCAGCGACGTCGGCTGCGTGATCCTCACCGGCAACGGTCCGAGTGCGAAGAGCGGCAAGTGGGCGTTCTGCACCGGCGGCGACCAGCGGATCCGCGGTCGCGCGGGCTACCAGTACGAGGAGGGTCACCACGCGCAGTCGGGCGAGGCGCCGAACCCGATCGACAAGGCGAAGCTGGGCCGGCTGCACATCCTGGAGGTGCAGCGGCTGATCCGGTTCATGCCGAAGGTCGTCATCTGCGTGGTCCCGGGCTGGACGGCCGGCGGCGGGCACAGCCTGCACGTCGTGTGCGACCTGACCCTGGCCAGCACCGAGGAGGCCCGGTTCAAGCAGACCGACGCCGACGTCGGGTCCTTCGACGGCGGCTTCGGGTCGGCGTACCTCGCCCGCCAGGTCGGCCAGAAGATCGCCCGCGAGATCTTCTTCCTCGGCCAGGAGTACTCCGCCGAGGACGGCGTCCGGATGGGCACCGTCAACCGGGCGGTCCCGCACGCCGAGCTGGAGGCGACCGCGCTGGAGTGGGGCCGGCTGGTCAACGGCAAGTCCCCGACCGCCCAGCGGATGCTGAAGTACTCCTTCAACGCCATCGACGACGGCCTGATCGGCCAGCAGATCTTCGCCGGCGAGACCACCCGGCTGGCCTACATGACCGACGAGGCGGCCGAGGGCCGCGACCAGTTCCTCGAGAAGCGCGAGCCCGACTGGTCGCCGTTCCCCTGGTACTACTAGATGTGATGACCAGGCACGTTGGTCGAGAAGGTGTGACGACACGGTCTGATGTCGTGGATGGGTGAAGGCCTCCCGGTGTGGAGTGGAGCTGTCTAAGGAACCGCTTCACATCCAGGAGGCCTTCGTGTCACACGCTACCCACTCCAACGCTGCTCTGACCCCTCGTGCCCGGCTTCGGCTGGCGCGTCTCATCGTCGATTCCGGGTGGCCGATCGCCCGCGCGGCAGAGCGTTACGACGTCTCGTGGCGCACCGCGAAGAGGTGGGCTGATCGCTACGCCGCCGAAGGTCCGGACGCGATGGGCGATCGGTCCTCCGTGCCGCGTCACCAGCCGAACAAGACCCCGGTACGGGGGTCCGCAAGATCGTGCACCTGCGGTGGAAGCACCGCCTGGGCCCGGTCGAGATCGGCGCCAGGCTCAATATGCCAGCCTCGACCGTGCACGCGGTGCTGGTTCGGTGCCGTCTGAATCGGTTGACTCACATCGACCGGGCCACGGGCGAACCGATCCGCCGCTACGAGCACCCGCACCCGGGCTCGATGATCCACGTCGATGTAAAGAAGCTCGGCAACGTCCCCGACGGCGGCGGGCACCGGTTCCTGGGCCGGGTCCAGGGCAACAAGAGCCGCGCCGCGACCGCCCGGCGCACCGGCGTGAAGAACAAGCACCACAAGGCCAAGATCGGCACCGCCTTCGTCCACACCGTCATCGACGACTACTCCCGGGTGGCCTACGCCGAGATCCACGACGACGCGAAGAAGGAGACCGCGACCCTGGTGCTGCGCAACGCGGTGGCCTGGTTCGCCGCCCGCGGCGTGGTCGTCGAGCGGGTTCTGTCCGACAACGGGTCGGCCTACAAGTCCCACTTCTGGCGCGACGTGTGCGCTGAGCTCGGCATCGTGCACAAGCGGACCCGGGCCTACCGGCCCCAGACCAACGGCAAGATCGAGCGGTTCCACCGCACTCTGGCCGAGGGCTGGGCCTTCAAGAAGTTCTACAACTCCGAATCAGCCCGCCGGGCCGCTCTGCCAGCATGGCTCCACGAGTACAACCACCACCGGCCCCACTCCGCCATCGGCAAGGCCTCACCCATCACCCGGTTGACCAACCTGGCTGGGCATCACAACTAGATCAAGCTATGTGCCCAGGTCAGAGGCCTATGGGGTGTCAATGTGTGGCAGAGATGTGCGAGGCAAGTCCGTCGGCCAGCCGTCACCCTCGGGACGACACCGTGAGAGACGAGGCTCATGGTTCGGTCGGACTGTCCGGCACGCGCTTGTGGGCGCTGACGTACGGCGCGAGTTCGAGCGCGAGATGAAGGGTGAGGCGGCCGCCTCCGGTCGCGAGATCGATACCCGTAGCCCGTTCGATCGCGTCCAGGCGGTGATAGACGGTCTGGCGGTGGAGGCCAAGGCGGGTTGCCGTCCGGACGACGTTGGCCGCCTCCTCGAGGTAGACGTGAGCCGTCTCGACGAGCGACTCCGGGCTCATCTCGAGGAACTTGCGGACCGACACCGGCATCAGGGCCCGTGCGAGGTCTGCGTCGCGAGCGATCCCGAGCAGGGTCAACGGCCCGAGCTGCTCCCATGAGGTCACGTGGTCGCCACTCTCGCGGGCGACCCGCAGCGCCACCAGCGCGCCGGACCGCGCGTCAGCAAGGTCGTCCAAGGTCGGGACGAGCGGACCGATGCCGATGAGCGTTGTCCGATCCAGCTCGGGCACCCGCCGGGACAGACCCAGCGCGGTGAGCACCTCCCGAAGTGTCATCGGGGGGTCCAGGATCCCGTCACGGACGATCGCCGCGCAGAGTCCCCCGGACTCGCGGACCCACAACATCCCGCCACGGCTGGGCCTGCTGGCGAGCTGGGTCGCCAGATCCGCACGCTCGACCAGAGCGACCACGACGGACTCGTCCACGCGCAGCCCGGCAGCACCGGCGAGCTCGACCGCGGCCGGTCCGGCCACGCTGGGTCCGCCTTCGACGACCTCTCGGTAGACAGCGTCCCGGCGCGCTTGACGTCGTTCGGCCAGGCTCAGCAGTGCGCCGGCCTCCTCGGCGATCGGCGCTGCCTCGGGCCAACGGGCCTCGTCGATCGCGCCGTCGGCGTCGAGCACCCAGAAGAACCCCTGCAGTCGTCCCAGGTGACGGACCGGCACGCAGACCCGAGACACGATGCCGCGGGTCTGGTCGGCCGGCGTCCGGAGTGGCCCCTCGGCGTCGAGAATCCCGTGCGCGTAGAACCAGTCCCTGACTTCCTGGCTCGAGCCTCGCTCGAGGATGGACCGCTGTCGGACGACGTCGACGTCGCGTTGGTCCGAGAACCCGAGCAGCCGGAGATCCGGGTCCTCGAGGATGCACGACGCGCCCATCAACCCGGCCAAGTCCTCGACCAGGTCGTCCAACGCAGCCATTGGACAAATGTCGCACAAGATCGAGGAACATTCGACTGTTCGTCCATCCTCGGTGGACCGGAACCTCCCTACGTTTGCTCCATGCTCAGTTCAGCTCTCCTCCGTGCCTCTCGCAGCACGCGGACCCGCCGCATCGTTGAAGGCGTCCCCCTCACACGTAAGGTGGTGGACCGGTTCATCGCGGGCGAACACACCGCAGACGCCGTACGCGCGACTCTGGACCTGGCAAGGTCTCACCGTTCGGTGACCATCGACTTCCTCGGCGAGGACGTGTACGACGCCGTGGGTGCTCACCGCACCCGCGAGGCCTATCTCGCACTCGTCGGCGCCCTGGTGCAGGCCGGGGCCGGCCGCGGCACTGACCTGTCGCTCAAGCTGTCCGCACTCGGACTGAGCATTCCGCGTGACGGAGATGCGATCGCCACGGAGCACGCCCACGCGATCTGCGCGACGGCCGAGGGCCACGGCTTCACCGTGACGCTGGACATGGAGGACCACACGACGGTCGACGCCACGTTGATGGTGGGGGCCAAACTGCGCACCGAGTTCGAGTTCGTCGGGAACGTCCTCCAGTCGAACCTCCGTCGCACTCATGGAGACATCGAGCAGCTTCGCGACTCGCGGGCCCGCCTGCGCATCGTGAAGGGCGCCTACCGCGAGCCCGAGTCGGTCGCGCACCAGAGCAAGGCTGACGTCGACAGCGCCTACCTCCGCGACATCTCGGCCCTGATGGCCTCGACCTGCTACCCGATGGTCGCGACCCACGACCCAGGGATGCTCGGGCATGCCGTTGTGGCAGCACGGTCGTCGGGCAAGGACGACAGGTCCTGGGAGACCCAGATGCTGTACGGCATCCGGACCGACCTCCAGGGCGAGACGATCGACGCCGGGCGACAGGTAAGGGTCTACATCCCGTTCGGCACCGACTGGTACGGCTACTTCATGCGGCGGCTCGCAGAGCGCCCGGCGAACGTCGCCTTCTTCCTGCGCGCCCTGACGTCCTCCTGACGCAGCCCGCGCACATCACACCTCCCTCCGCTCGACCCTGCTGAATGACGAAGGAACCCTGAGATGGACGCCGTGACGACTCCTCCTGCCCCGATCAACGAGCCGAACCTGACCTATGCCCCGGGCTCTCCCGAACGTGAGGAGCTGCGCATCGAGATCGAGCGGCTCGAGAAGAAGCAGAAGGACCTCCAGGCGCACATCGGCGGTCGCCGCCAGGCCGGTGGTGGCGCTGAGATCAAGGTGGTCCAGCCGCACGACCACCAGCACGTGCTCGGTGTCCTGAAGAACTCCACGCAGGCCGACGCGAAGGCCGCGATCAAGGCCGCGGCCGACGCCGCGCCGGGTTGGCGCGAGATGGACTTCGACGACCGCGCGGCGGTCATCCTCAAGGCCGCCGACCTGCTCGCGGGTCCGTGGCACCAGCGTCTCAACGCCGCCACCGTGCTGGGGCAGTCGAAGACGCCGTACCAGGCCGAGATCGACGCGGCCTGCGAGTTGATCGACTTCTGGCGCTACAACGTCACCTTCGCCCGCGAGATCCTCAGCGACCAGCCGATCGCCAACAGCCGCGGCGTGTGGAACCGCACCGACCACCGCCCGCTGGAGGGCTTCGTGTATGCGATCACGCCGTTCAACTTCACCGCGATCGCGGGCAACCTGCCGACCGCGCCGGCGTTGATGGGCAACACGGTCATCTGGAAGCCCTCGCCGACCCAGCAGCTCGCGGCGTCGCTGACGATGGAGCTGCTCGAGGAGGCCGGGATGCCGCCCGGCGTCATCAACATGCTGCCCGGCGACGGTCTGGAGGTCTCGAAGGTCGCGCTGGCCAGCCCGGACCTGGCCGGCATCCACTTCACCGGCTCGACGCCGACCTTCCAGCACCTGTGGCGCGAGGTCGGCAACAACATCGAGAACTACCGGGCCTACCCGCGCATCGTCGGCGAGACCGGCGGCAAGGACTTCATCGTCGCGCACCCGTCGGCCGACCCGGCCGTGGTGCGCACGGCGATGATCCGCGGCGCCTTCGAGTTCCAGGGCCAGAAGTGCTCGGCCGCGTCGCGGGCGTACGTCGCCCGGTCGGTGTGGAAGAAGATGAAGGACTCGTTCCTCTCCGAGATCGAGACCATCACGATCGGCGACCCGACGGACTTCTCCAACTTCATGGGCGCGGTGATCGACGACCGGGCCTTCGCCAAGCACCAGGCGGCGATCACCCGCGCGAAGCGCCAGGACAAGCTCGACGTCATCGTCGGCGGCACCCTGGACGACTCGGTCGGCTACTTCGTGAACCCGACCGTCGTGGAGTCCACCGACCCGACCGACGCGATGTTCACGACCGAGTACTTCGGCCCGATCCTGGCCGTCCACGTCTACGAGGATGCCGACTTCGACAAGGTCGTGCGCGGCATGGAGTCGATCGCGCCGTACGCCCTGACCGGCTCGATCATCGCCCAGGACCGCCGCGCGATCGCCTGGGCGCAGGCCGAGCTGCGCTTCGCGGCCGGCAACTTCTACATCAACGACAAGCCCACCGGCGCGGTCGTCGGTCAGCAGCCCTTCGGCGGCGGCCGGGCCAGCGGCACCAACGACAAGGCCGGCGCCGCGGTCAACCTCCTCAGGTGGACCAGCCCACGGTCCATCAAGGAGACGTTCGTGCCTCCGACCGACTACCGGTACCCCTATCTGGGATCGACCCGGGTGCCCACCGCACCTCCTGCCGACAGGGACTGACCGATGACGCTCACAGCCGTGGACCCGACCCGCACCTCCGTCGACGGTGCCGACCCGCTGCGCGATGCGCGCACGCAGTTGGCCGACGCCGTCGCGCTACTCGGTCACAGCAGGGGCATCTACGACATGCTGGCGACCGCCCGCAGGGAGCTGACCGTGTCGGTCCCGTTGCGACGCGACGACGGCACCGTCGAGCTCCTGGTCGGGCACCGGGTCCAGCACAACATGTCACGCGGACCGACCAAGGGCGGGTTGCGCTACAGCCCGGACGTCACGCTCGACGAGGTGCGCGCGCTGGCGATGTGGATGTCCTGGAAGTGCGCACTGGTCGACATTCCGTACGGCGGCGCGAAGGGCGGGGTCTGCTTCGACCCGCGCTCCTACTCCCGCGGCGAGATCCAGCGGGTGACGCGTCGCTACACGAGCGAGATCATGCCGATCCTCGGGCCGACGACCGACATCCCCGCGCCTGACATCGGAACCGACGACCAGGTGATGGCCTGGATGATGGACACCTACTCGGTCAATCGAG encodes the following:
- the pruA gene encoding L-glutamate gamma-semialdehyde dehydrogenase translates to MDAVTTPPAPINEPNLTYAPGSPEREELRIEIERLEKKQKDLQAHIGGRRQAGGGAEIKVVQPHDHQHVLGVLKNSTQADAKAAIKAAADAAPGWREMDFDDRAAVILKAADLLAGPWHQRLNAATVLGQSKTPYQAEIDAACELIDFWRYNVTFAREILSDQPIANSRGVWNRTDHRPLEGFVYAITPFNFTAIAGNLPTAPALMGNTVIWKPSPTQQLAASLTMELLEEAGMPPGVINMLPGDGLEVSKVALASPDLAGIHFTGSTPTFQHLWREVGNNIENYRAYPRIVGETGGKDFIVAHPSADPAVVRTAMIRGAFEFQGQKCSAASRAYVARSVWKKMKDSFLSEIETITIGDPTDFSNFMGAVIDDRAFAKHQAAITRAKRQDKLDVIVGGTLDDSVGYFVNPTVVESTDPTDAMFTTEYFGPILAVHVYEDADFDKVVRGMESIAPYALTGSIIAQDRRAIAWAQAELRFAAGNFYINDKPTGAVVGQQPFGGGRASGTNDKAGAAVNLLRWTSPRSIKETFVPPTDYRYPYLGSTRVPTAPPADRD